A single window of Rhipicephalus microplus isolate Deutch F79 chromosome 5, USDA_Rmic, whole genome shotgun sequence DNA harbors:
- the LOC119174120 gene encoding large ribosomal subunit protein bL21m — protein MALSSSRNFCTSLLRTVRALGAGTPWSATRNLRSDATRLKPVTSSPPVAPRLSVVEGSVVSPSNDVEETRRVLESVNAQIADDTTGRLFAVVYIHGKQFKVTPEDLVLVQADMPVDIGDSLRLEKVLLVGARDFTLLGRPLLHRNLVRVDATVVEKSLSQTKRNFVYIKRSRYERHHFYRYPQTILRINSIKLLRDVNAPTDGEDSSRSRSSY, from the exons ATGGCGCTGTCCAGCAGCCGAAATTTCTGCACGTCCTTACTGCGGACCGTTCGCGCACTCGGCGCCGGCACTCCGTGGTCAGCGACTCGCAATCTGCGTTCTGATGCGACGCGTCTGAAGCCCGTGACCAGCTCCCCGCCGGTGGCACCGCGGCTGTCCGTCGTCGAAGGCAGCGTGGTCTCTCCGTCGAACGATGTCGAAGAAACGAGGCGCGTGTTGGAGAGCGTCAACGCGCAGATCGCCGATGACACGACGGGTCGCCTCTTTGCGGTCGTTTACATTCACGGCAAGCAGTTCAAGGTGACCCCGGAAGACCTGGTGCTCGTTCAAGCCGACATGCCGGTGGACATCGGGGACTCGCTGCGCCTTGAGAAG GTGCTGTTGGTCGGTGCTCGCGACTTCACACTCCTAGGCCGGCCTCTGCTTCACCGCAACCTCGTTCGTGTCGACGCCACCGTCGTGGAGAAGTCATTGTCCCAAACAAAGCGAAACTTCGTCTACATTAAGCGGAGccgttatgagagacaccatttTTACCGATACCCGCAGACCATACTGCGCATCAATTCCATTAAGCTGCTCCGAGATGTAAATGCACCTACAGATGGCGAGGACAGCTCTCGGTCACGCTCTTCATACTGA